In Methanocaldococcus lauensis, a single genomic region encodes these proteins:
- a CDS encoding ATP-binding protein, producing MDMETLEDFKDYLVAYLRNIHQEDIILDSEKIVIDLNKLYEYGLMEFVEFLVDNPEEGIKFIKECYYEAYYTLKNEYPKNIIVSVRNLPKIFKTTRKGKIFTVEDIRSNTLGKLVEFEGIIVMASKIRPMLKYAYYICPKCGREYYKEIDILNFESEKSVCECGSELNLIEDKSTYTDFQEIKVQQPLDLMENPEEPPKYVTVFLENSSGVYAGRVKITGVPIKIRKSKKLPIYEIYVKAIHCEVLDGDVKIKLTNSDIENIKKLAKRQDIIDILADRLIPEIRGHSAIKRAVFLQQIKGVKKPGKRADIHILLITDPGIGKTVILRKIAEIPGNLYGSVTTATGVGLTAAVVREKTEIGEDTWVIKPGLLVKAHKGTACIDELTVNKDLQSYILEAMESQTIHISKGGINAKLPAECAILAACNPRWGRFNPEVSVAEQINIPAPLLSRFDLIFPIRDVSDKNRDRDIAEYIIDLHRAYLDDNINKKIGLNYLEVDGVKIDKEFIIKYIYYARQKKPVISERAKELFINYYVEMRKKHQITARQLESAIRIAEAHAKAKLKDVVDEEDAKEAINIITECLKEIAYDPETGIFDVDKILGVSKKERDKLIVVYEIIKELAEKSELVEYVDIAEEAKKKGIKEDELENIIKKLVKYGDIDEPKPGRYRIL from the coding sequence ATGGATATGGAAACATTAGAAGACTTTAAAGACTATTTAGTTGCATATTTAAGGAATATTCACCAAGAGGATATTATATTAGACAGTGAAAAAATTGTAATTGATTTAAATAAACTTTATGAATATGGGTTAATGGAATTTGTAGAGTTTTTAGTAGATAATCCTGAAGAGGGAATTAAATTTATAAAAGAGTGTTACTATGAGGCATACTACACTTTAAAAAACGAATATCCAAAAAACATAATAGTTTCAGTAAGGAATTTGCCAAAAATTTTTAAAACTACAAGGAAAGGGAAGATTTTTACAGTAGAGGATATTAGAAGCAATACTTTAGGGAAGTTGGTAGAATTTGAAGGAATCATAGTAATGGCATCAAAAATTAGACCAATGCTAAAATATGCATATTATATATGTCCAAAATGTGGAAGAGAATATTATAAGGAGATAGATATTTTGAATTTTGAGAGTGAAAAATCTGTATGTGAATGTGGCTCGGAATTAAATTTAATTGAAGATAAATCGACATATACTGACTTCCAAGAAATAAAAGTTCAGCAACCTTTAGACTTAATGGAAAATCCAGAAGAACCTCCAAAGTATGTAACCGTGTTTTTAGAGAACAGTTCAGGAGTGTATGCTGGAAGAGTTAAAATAACTGGCGTTCCAATAAAAATTAGAAAGAGCAAAAAACTTCCTATATATGAAATTTATGTTAAGGCAATACATTGTGAAGTCTTAGATGGAGATGTTAAAATTAAATTAACTAATTCAGATATTGAAAATATTAAAAAATTAGCTAAAAGGCAGGATATCATTGATATATTGGCTGATAGATTAATTCCTGAAATTAGGGGACATTCAGCAATAAAAAGAGCTGTATTTTTGCAACAAATAAAAGGAGTGAAAAAACCAGGTAAGAGGGCGGATATTCATATACTCCTAATAACAGACCCAGGAATTGGGAAGACAGTAATTTTAAGAAAAATTGCTGAAATTCCTGGTAATTTGTATGGTTCAGTTACAACTGCAACTGGAGTTGGTTTAACTGCCGCAGTAGTCAGGGAAAAAACTGAAATTGGAGAAGATACATGGGTTATAAAACCAGGGTTATTGGTTAAGGCACATAAGGGAACTGCCTGTATTGATGAATTAACTGTTAATAAAGATTTGCAAAGTTATATCTTAGAGGCAATGGAAAGTCAAACAATTCATATTAGTAAAGGAGGAATTAATGCTAAATTGCCTGCTGAATGTGCAATATTGGCAGCATGTAATCCAAGATGGGGTAGATTTAATCCAGAAGTTTCTGTAGCTGAGCAGATAAACATCCCTGCCCCACTATTAAGTAGATTTGACTTAATATTTCCAATTAGAGATGTTTCTGATAAGAATAGAGATAGAGACATTGCAGAATATATTATTGACTTACATAGGGCATACTTAGATGACAATATAAATAAAAAGATAGGGCTAAATTATTTGGAAGTTGATGGTGTAAAGATTGACAAGGAGTTTATAATAAAATACATTTACTACGCAAGGCAGAAAAAGCCAGTAATTAGCGAAAGAGCCAAAGAATTATTTATTAATTACTATGTTGAAATGAGAAAAAAGCACCAAATAACTGCAAGACAGTTGGAATCTGCTATAAGAATTGCTGAGGCACATGCAAAGGCAAAGTTAAAGGATGTAGTTGATGAAGAAGATGCCAAAGAGGCAATAAATATTATCACTGAATGCTTAAAAGAAATTGCCTATGACCCAGAGACAGGAATATTTGATGTTGATAAAATATTAGGAGTTTCTAAGAAAGAAAGGGATAAATTAATTGTTGTTTATGAGATAATTAAGGAATTGGCAGAAAAATCAGAGCTCGTTGAGTATGTTGATATTGCTGAAGAGGCTAAAAAGAAAGGAATTAAAGAGGACGAATTAGAAAATATTATTAAAAAATTAGTTAAGTATGGTGATATTGACGAACCAAAGCCGGGAAGATATAGAATATTATAA
- a CDS encoding TIGR04013 family B12-binding domain/radical SAM domain-containing protein: MGENTALVVYYTKQHKNSFNALIGALEVNEYFDNFPIYFANKKDIYNLERILKKYDKVIIAISFFTTELWKTYELMKKLKIKYKEYSNKIIYLAGGPHPTGDPKGTLKLGFDVVCIGEGEETFPEFIMSVSEYENYKKVKGICYFEEDKFIYTGKRKPIDLNKYPPFPIKYNKFGHIEITRGCPYKCYFCQTPRIFGKNVRHRSIENICKYVEIMAEKNLKDIRFITPNAFGYGSKTGKDVNIDKIENLLKNIKEILGKDGRIFFGTFPSEVRPEHVNDETTDLILKYTYNKSLVIGAQSGSDRVLELCNRGHTVEDIYRAVYIAIKKGINVSLDFIFGLPGETKEDIEKTIEVMKDFIKLGVKIHAHAFIPLPQTPFAKANPGVVDKKIIMAMRYEIPKGIFYGSWHNQQMLAKKISKYLRFGEL, translated from the coding sequence ATGGGAGAAAACACAGCTTTGGTAGTTTATTATACAAAACAACACAAAAATAGTTTTAATGCATTGATTGGAGCATTAGAGGTTAATGAATACTTTGACAATTTTCCTATATACTTTGCCAATAAAAAAGATATTTATAACTTAGAAAGAATTTTAAAGAAGTATGATAAAGTAATTATTGCAATATCGTTTTTTACAACTGAGTTATGGAAAACCTATGAATTAATGAAAAAACTAAAAATTAAATATAAAGAATATAGTAATAAAATAATTTACTTAGCTGGAGGACCTCACCCTACTGGAGATCCGAAGGGAACTTTAAAATTAGGGTTTGATGTAGTTTGCATTGGAGAAGGAGAAGAGACATTTCCAGAATTTATTATGTCAGTTAGTGAGTATGAAAATTATAAAAAAGTTAAAGGAATATGTTATTTTGAAGAGGATAAATTTATATACACTGGAAAAAGAAAACCTATTGATTTAAATAAGTATCCGCCATTTCCAATAAAATATAACAAATTTGGACATATAGAGATAACGAGAGGCTGTCCTTATAAATGTTATTTCTGTCAAACACCAAGAATATTTGGAAAAAATGTTAGACATAGAAGTATTGAAAATATATGTAAATATGTTGAAATAATGGCTGAAAAAAATTTAAAGGATATTAGATTTATAACACCAAATGCTTTTGGATATGGTTCTAAAACTGGAAAAGATGTTAATATTGACAAAATTGAAAATTTACTAAAAAACATTAAAGAAATTTTAGGTAAAGACGGGAGAATATTCTTTGGAACATTTCCTTCAGAGGTTAGACCAGAGCATGTTAATGATGAAACAACTGACTTAATTTTAAAATATACATACAATAAAAGTTTAGTTATTGGAGCACAGTCTGGAAGTGATAGAGTTTTAGAGTTGTGTAATAGAGGGCATACAGTTGAGGATATTTATAGAGCTGTATATATAGCAATAAAAAAAGGAATTAATGTAAGTTTAGATTTTATTTTTGGATTACCTGGGGAGACTAAGGAGGATATTGAGAAAACAATAGAGGTTATGAAAGATTTTATAAAATTAGGAGTTAAAATACACGCTCATGCTTTTATTCCATTACCACAAACTCCTTTTGCAAAGGCAAATCCTGGGGTTGTTGATAAAAAAATAATAATGGCTATGAGATATGAGATTCCCAAAGGAATATTCTATGGTTCGTGGCATAATCAACAGATGTTAGCTAAAAAAATATCAAAGTATTTAAGATTTGGAGAGTTATAG
- a CDS encoding acyltransferase has translation MGVIAIHVSGYGIFDLNIYYKLFYVLMNNLTRFAVPFFIIISGMVLSYKYANNGINYISFIKKRISFIFIPYLFFVLIYYYFFHIARGESFSVINFLKYIISGYVAPHLYFIPLIFQFYILFPIFISIAKYLNSKKLLTNLVVFIIFGIISIYSVCYLHILSWGFPLMITQAYFFLFGCILGLNIRKFKDEFLNDKENLIRILILWSILAVYIILDGLYLKTFKFYNDFHFYFYYFGITGYSILLFILLFKLSNYIHNKKIFNIILKIGQYSFGIYLIHYLFVRYDLFIRGIYQLLKGVINNNFLKFLNNSIINLNIQYYNSVSYFILYFILVLILSYITTYLFTELKIKIKKHRRTLL, from the coding sequence TTGGGCGTTATTGCTATCCATGTAAGTGGTTATGGAATATTTGATTTAAATATATATTATAAATTATTTTATGTATTAATGAACAACCTTACAAGATTTGCAGTTCCGTTTTTTATAATTATTAGTGGAATGGTATTGTCGTATAAATATGCAAACAACGGGATAAATTACATATCATTTATTAAAAAAAGGATTAGTTTTATATTTATCCCCTATTTATTTTTTGTGTTGATATATTATTATTTTTTTCATATTGCCCGAGGAGAATCTTTTAGTGTGATTAATTTCTTAAAATACATTATATCTGGTTATGTAGCTCCTCATTTATACTTTATACCACTAATCTTTCAATTTTATATATTATTTCCTATCTTTATAAGTATTGCGAAATATCTAAATTCTAAAAAATTGCTTACAAATTTAGTAGTATTCATAATTTTTGGTATTATTTCCATATACTCTGTGTGTTATCTTCATATACTATCATGGGGCTTCCCCTTAATGATTACTCAGGCATATTTTTTCTTATTTGGATGTATATTAGGTTTAAACATTAGAAAATTTAAAGATGAATTCCTCAATGATAAGGAAAACTTAATTAGAATTCTAATTTTATGGAGTATTTTAGCAGTTTATATAATATTAGACGGCTTATATCTAAAAACTTTTAAATTTTATAATGATTTTCATTTCTACTTTTATTATTTTGGTATTACTGGATATAGTATATTACTATTCATCTTACTCTTTAAATTATCGAACTATATACACAACAAAAAGATTTTTAATATAATTTTAAAAATTGGACAATATTCTTTTGGAATCTATCTTATCCATTATTTGTTTGTGCGATATGATTTATTTATAAGGGGTATCTATCAACTACTTAAGGGAGTAATAAACAACAATTTTTTAAAATTTTTAAATAATAGCATCATTAACCTTAATATTCAATATTATAATAGTGTAAGTTACTTTATTTTATACTTCATTTTAGTCTTAATTTTAAGTTATATTACTACTTATCTATTCACAGAGTTAAAAATAAAAATTAAAAAACATAGGAGGACATTGTTATGA
- a CDS encoding NAD(P)-binding protein, with translation MKIGIVGGGLGGLLTGALLSKNHEVVIFEKLPFLGGRFTNLEYEGFQLTTGALHMIPHGDDGYLAQLLRKAGANVKIINSNPDGTFLINGKEYLYRDLFSLLGFKDKIKAITMSAKLKLGNVDKNISFGEFLEDVELALKIGNAFTGWALSLTAYETPMSEIIEIAKNYYKFGGPGIPIGGCKAVIDKLLRIIKTNNGKIIKEYEVKKIEIDEKAYIDDYEFDVVVSNISPIETQKICNIKFLKSKPKPSKGIKISIATKEGIIKHGGVLFTPECERINGLNQVTNVDKSLAPEGWHLVMTHQAQITNNVKKEIDLGLEDIDRLFKGKDYRILHIQSYRESWPVNHASNGTDIDNIVNDKLFLVGDGCKGRGGIEVEGIAMGVLKVVNYIEHLNKKMN, from the coding sequence ATGAAGATTGGCATAGTTGGTGGTGGATTGGGAGGATTATTAACAGGAGCATTGTTATCTAAGAATCATGAAGTTGTTATATTTGAAAAACTTCCATTTTTGGGTGGGAGATTTACTAATTTGGAATATGAAGGATTTCAACTAACAACAGGAGCTTTACATATGATACCACATGGAGATGATGGATATTTAGCTCAGTTATTAAGAAAGGCAGGAGCTAATGTAAAAATTATAAATTCAAATCCTGATGGAACTTTTTTAATTAATGGAAAAGAATATTTATACAGAGATTTATTTTCTCTTTTAGGATTTAAAGATAAGATTAAGGCTATAACAATGTCTGCCAAGTTAAAGTTAGGAAATGTTGATAAAAATATTTCATTTGGAGAGTTCTTAGAAGATGTTGAGTTAGCTCTAAAAATAGGGAATGCATTTACAGGATGGGCTTTAAGTTTAACTGCCTATGAAACTCCAATGAGTGAAATTATTGAGATTGCTAAAAATTATTACAAATTTGGAGGTCCTGGAATTCCTATTGGTGGTTGTAAGGCAGTTATTGATAAACTTTTAAGAATTATTAAAACAAATAATGGAAAAATTATTAAAGAATATGAAGTTAAAAAAATAGAGATTGATGAGAAAGCATATATTGATGATTACGAATTTGATGTAGTTGTTAGTAATATATCTCCTATAGAAACCCAAAAAATTTGTAATATTAAATTTTTAAAATCAAAGCCAAAACCTTCCAAAGGGATAAAAATATCTATAGCCACAAAAGAAGGAATTATAAAGCATGGAGGGGTTTTATTTACACCAGAATGTGAAAGAATAAATGGATTGAATCAAGTGACAAATGTAGATAAATCCTTAGCCCCTGAAGGATGGCACTTAGTTATGACTCATCAAGCACAAATAACTAACAATGTAAAAAAAGAGATAGATTTAGGTTTGGAGGATATTGATAGATTATTTAAAGGTAAAGATTATAGAATCTTGCATATACAGTCATATAGAGAAAGTTGGCCAGTAAATCACGCTTCTAATGGAACAGATATAGATAATATTGTAAATGATAAACTCTTTTTAGTTGGAGACGGATGTAAGGGGAGAGGAGGAATTGAAGTTGAAGGAATAGCCATGGGAGTTTTAAAAGTCGTTAATTATATAGAGCATTTAAATAAAAAGATGAATTAA